The Pseudarthrobacter defluvii DNA window ACCAGCAGGATGGCGATGCCCACCGCTGCGATGGTGAGCAGTACCGGGGTGCCCAGCTCAACGGCGGGCTTGATGGCCGGGGCGTCGGCCGCCCGCTGTATCAGCGGGTTAATCAGGTGGTTCACGGGGAGGTGTCTCCTTTGGCATGCCGGTTCCGGGGCAGGGCGGCATCAGGGAATGGCGGGGTGGGGATAAACGTTGCGGGACTGCGCCGGCAACGCTGGGGGGGTACGACGACGGCGGAGGGGGGACCGCCGTCGTCGTACCTTTTTGCCGCAAGGGCAGGAGGGTGGCTTATCAGGTGCGCTTGGCTACCTGGTGCGCTTTGCCGGCGCGACCACCTTGATGACGGCGGAGTCATCGGCGGCGGCGAGGCCCTGGGCCTGGCCCAGGAGGTAGAGCTGCTCCGCGGCGGCGGCAACGGGGGCTGCCAGGCCGGCTGCGCGGGCGGCCTTGCCCACGATGCCCATGTCCTTGACGAAGATGTCCAGGCGGGACAGGACCTCGGCACCTTCCTCGTTGTAGGCCTCGAGGATGCGGGGGCCGCGGTTGGAGAGCATGAAGGAACCCGCGGCGCCTGCTTCCAGGGCGGCGAGGGTCTTGGCCTGGTCCAGGCCCAGCGCGTCTGCGAGGGCCAGGGCCTCGGCGGCGGCCGCGATGTGGACGCCGCACAGGAGCTGGTTGACGGTTTTCAGGGCCTGGCCGTCGCCGGGGTTGTCGCCCACCACGGTGAGGGTGGAGGCCAGCAGGTCCAGGGCGGGGGCCGCCTTTTCGCGGGCCTCGGGGGAAGCGCCGACGACGATCAGCAGGTCGCCTTCGCCGGCCCGCTTGGGGCCGCCGGACAGAGGGGCGTCCACCAGGTCCACACCGTATTCGGCCAGCTTGGCCACGGTGGCGGGGATCGCGTCGGTGCCCACGGTGCTGCCGAGGATCACGACGGAACCCGGTTCCAGCACGGACGCCACTCCGTTTTCGCCGAAGAGGACGTCGTTGAGCTGCTCACCGTTGCGGACGGCCAGGAGCACGGCGTTGGCGCCCTTGGCGGCTTCCCGGGCCGAGCTGAACGTGGCGATGCCGGCTTCGCGGGCGAGCTCCAGGCGGGCCTCGGCGATGTCGAAGCCGTGGACGGTCAGCTGGGAGGCGAGTCGGGTGGCCATGGGCAGGCCCATGGCGCCGAGGCCCAGGACGGTGACGGTGTAGTTGCTGGTCATGGTGTTTCTCCGTTGAATTCTTGCGGGGGCTGGGAGCCGGCGGGGATTCAGAATTTGGTGCTGAGTTTGCGGGTGACCTGGGCCAGGGACTCGTCGTCGCCCACGTTGCCGGCGAAGACGATGTACGGGATCCCCTTGGCGGGGCCGTCCACCGGTTCCCAGAGGCTGACGATGCCCGGCAACATGGGGCCGCGGACGATCGCGTGCCGGATCTCCAGGCCGTGGGCCGCCACGTCCGAGGACGTGATGCCGCCCTTGGCGATGACGAACCGGGGCGGGAAGGTCTTCAAGGTGCGGTTGACCACGTCCACGACGGCGGCGGAGACCGTGCGCGCGATCCGCAGGCTTTCGGCGGGGTCGTCGGTCTTGATGAGCAGCCGGCTGGTGTGGACGATGACGTCCCCGGCGCGGAGCGCTTCAACGACGGCATCCACGGTCTGGTCCAGGTGCGCCTTGGCGTCCGCTTCCGCACCGAGGAGCTTTTCGACGTCGATCTCGATGATGCGTGCGGAGCGGTGCTCTGCGGTGAGGACATTGAGCTGGCGGGTGGTGAGGCCGACGTGTGATCCCACCACGATGAGGCCGCCGGCCTCTGATGGGGTGTTCCCGGCGTAGGCCTCTTCTGCGGTCAGGGCGGTGCGGACTTCCTGGCCGATGCGGCCGCGGACGAACGGCGGGCCGACGCGGTACAGGAGCTTCTTGCCGCGGCGTTCGGCTTCTTCCAGGCCCAGGGCCAGGGCGCGGAAGTCGTTCTCGGAGACGATGTCGGCCACGATGGGGGTGGAGTCGGTGGCCGGTTCGATGGCGTCGGCGATGGCCTTGGCGGAGATGGCCGGGTCCTGCGCGGAGGCGCCGGCGCGGATGATGTTCAGGTCCAGGACGATGACGGAGTCTGCGGGGAACCTGCCCTGCGACTTTTCCGCGACATAGTCGGCCATGACGGAGGTGCTGAAGCCGAAGGAGGCGTCCTTGGCGAACTCGGTGTCGGACACGGGGACCAGGGTTCCCTTGGCGTCACCGGTGCCGCGCATG harbors:
- a CDS encoding NAD(P)-dependent oxidoreductase, with amino-acid sequence MTSNYTVTVLGLGAMGLPMATRLASQLTVHGFDIAEARLELAREAGIATFSSAREAAKGANAVLLAVRNGEQLNDVLFGENGVASVLEPGSVVILGSTVGTDAIPATVAKLAEYGVDLVDAPLSGGPKRAGEGDLLIVVGASPEAREKAAPALDLLASTLTVVGDNPGDGQALKTVNQLLCGVHIAAAAEALALADALGLDQAKTLAALEAGAAGSFMLSNRGPRILEAYNEEGAEVLSRLDIFVKDMGIVGKAARAAGLAAPVAAAAEQLYLLGQAQGLAAADDSAVIKVVAPAKRTR
- a CDS encoding four-carbon acid sugar kinase family protein, with translation MTLEADVLAAYPADLEIPAGLVADKLAVSNAEVPRVLVVLDDDPTGTQSVADLPVLTRWEVQDLAWAFAHIAQSAAKPAVYVLTNTRSLDPAEAAARNEEVVRNALAAAADAGIRVGFVSRSDSTLRGHFPLEPDVIAATVAEVSGEKTDGVVLVPAFPDAGRLTIGGIHYMRGTGDAKGTLVPVSDTEFAKDASFGFSTSVMADYVAEKSQGRFPADSVIVLDLNIIRAGASAQDPAISAKAIADAIEPATDSTPIVADIVSENDFRALALGLEEAERRGKKLLYRVGPPFVRGRIGQEVRTALTAEEAYAGNTPSEAGGLIVVGSHVGLTTRQLNVLTAEHRSARIIEIDVEKLLGAEADAKAHLDQTVDAVVEALRAGDVIVHTSRLLIKTDDPAESLRIARTVSAAVVDVVNRTLKTFPPRFVIAKGGITSSDVAAHGLEIRHAIVRGPMLPGIVSLWEPVDGPAKGIPYIVFAGNVGDDESLAQVTRKLSTKF